A single uncultured Methanolobus sp. DNA region contains:
- the ribH gene encoding 6,7-dimethyl-8-ribityllumazine synthase — protein MTIKLGFVIAEFNRDLTFQMEMLGEEHAKFLGAEVVEKILVPGVYDMPLAIKKLCQRDDIDAVVTMGIVIEGATKHDEIVVQHAARKITDLSLEYNKPVTLGIAGPGMTRMEAHERVDYAKRGVEAAVKLVQRL, from the coding sequence ATGACCATAAAATTGGGATTTGTAATAGCTGAATTTAACAGGGATCTTACATTCCAGATGGAAATGCTTGGTGAAGAGCATGCTAAGTTCCTCGGAGCAGAGGTTGTAGAAAAGATCCTGGTTCCAGGAGTATATGATATGCCGCTGGCTATCAAGAAACTCTGCCAGCGTGATGACATCGATGCTGTTGTCACAATGGGAATTGTCATCGAAGGTGCAACCAAGCACGATGAGATCGTTGTCCAGCACGCAGCAAGAAAGATAACAGATCTTTCACTTGAATACAACAAGCCTGTTACACTGGGAATTGCAGGACCGGGAATGACCAGGATGGAAGCACACGAGCGTGTGGACTACGCAAAGCGCGGCGTGGAAGCTGCTGTAAAGCTTGTACAGCGTCTTTAA
- a CDS encoding cytochrome b5 domain-containing protein — MQEFTLEEVAKYNGTDNEKVYVVYAGQVYDVSGSEFWETGEHMGLHEAGTDLTEALDLEAPHEVDALENFPVVGKIKE; from the coding sequence ATGCAGGAATTTACACTTGAAGAAGTAGCAAAGTACAATGGCACTGATAATGAGAAAGTTTATGTTGTTTATGCAGGCCAGGTATATGATGTAAGTGGCAGTGAGTTCTGGGAAACCGGAGAACACATGGGTTTACACGAAGCGGGAACCGACCTGACCGAAGCTCTTGATCTGGAAGCTCCTCATGAAGTTGATGCTCTGGAAAATTTCCCTGTTGTCGGGAAAATAAAAGAGTAA
- a CDS encoding membrane-binding protein has protein sequence MKIMKSRYLIFIVLLVLSLAVSGCSDKESITVQDEDGQDIDITYTEGSEDEVCPVGSTITMSNPNTGEGMVMEIVGTEVVDGIEMCHMVAEITVPADDEVAKMEMYTPINEDDESFIMTYYDKDGKILSEMKFMDGKMTMTDENGETYEMTMGMGE, from the coding sequence ATGAAAATAATGAAAAGTAGATACCTGATATTCATTGTACTGTTGGTGCTGTCCCTGGCAGTATCCGGATGCAGCGACAAAGAGTCCATAACTGTCCAGGACGAAGATGGCCAGGACATAGACATTACCTATACCGAAGGGTCCGAAGACGAGGTCTGTCCGGTAGGGTCAACCATTACAATGAGTAATCCTAACACCGGTGAAGGCATGGTAATGGAAATTGTAGGTACCGAGGTTGTCGATGGAATAGAGATGTGCCATATGGTTGCTGAAATCACCGTACCTGCAGATGATGAAGTAGCTAAAATGGAAATGTACACTCCAATTAACGAGGACGATGAAAGTTTCATCATGACCTATTACGACAAGGATGGGAAAATTCTGTCCGAAATGAAATTCATGGACGGAAAAATGACCATGACGGACGAGAATGGTGAGACCTATGAAATGACAATGGGAATGGGAGAATAA
- a CDS encoding alanine--glyoxylate aminotransferase family protein, whose translation MDLEDTLLMMPGPVPVAPRVLRAMSKPMINHRGAEFSAMYDDCCEILADVFQTKNDIFIISGSGSAGMEAAVGCTVGKDDVVVTLENGKFGERFKKIADRYGKTNPLENEWGYSFDLAEVEKKLEEGAKAVTLVHNETSAGIQNPAKEVGKLAKKHDVLFIMDGVTTLGGDDVKVDEWGVDIAIVGSQKCLAAPPGLSMVSVSKRAFEAMDEKGELPYYLDLKAYKKSGDKSQTPYTPAVPLFFGLQEALHIVKEEGMPARINRHAVCAEAVRAAVAAMGIEMLPELNDEFSQYSNTVSAMKAPEGVTGNDIKKDMIARGITIAGGQDRLSGKIFRVGSMGNVQPKDIMLTIQELEVVLRKRGVISGLGAGVEAASDVLDKLL comes from the coding sequence ATGGATCTTGAAGATACACTTCTTATGATGCCAGGACCGGTTCCGGTCGCACCCCGCGTTCTCAGGGCAATGTCAAAACCTATGATAAACCACAGGGGCGCAGAGTTCTCAGCAATGTATGATGACTGCTGCGAGATTCTGGCAGATGTTTTTCAGACAAAGAATGATATTTTTATTATAAGCGGTTCAGGCAGTGCCGGTATGGAAGCTGCTGTGGGCTGTACAGTGGGAAAAGATGACGTGGTAGTAACTCTTGAGAACGGAAAGTTCGGAGAGAGATTCAAGAAGATAGCAGACAGGTACGGAAAGACAAATCCACTGGAAAATGAATGGGGTTACTCATTCGACCTTGCAGAAGTAGAGAAGAAACTCGAAGAAGGTGCAAAGGCCGTCACACTTGTCCACAACGAAACATCAGCAGGTATACAGAACCCTGCAAAGGAAGTGGGAAAACTCGCAAAGAAGCATGACGTGCTCTTTATCATGGATGGTGTTACAACCCTTGGCGGCGATGATGTAAAGGTCGACGAGTGGGGAGTTGACATTGCAATTGTAGGTTCACAGAAATGCCTTGCAGCACCACCGGGACTCTCAATGGTATCAGTCAGCAAGCGTGCATTTGAAGCAATGGACGAGAAAGGCGAACTTCCATATTATCTTGATCTTAAGGCATACAAAAAGAGCGGTGACAAGTCACAGACACCTTACACACCTGCAGTCCCTCTGTTCTTCGGACTTCAGGAGGCATTGCATATCGTAAAGGAAGAAGGCATGCCAGCAAGGATAAACCGTCATGCAGTATGTGCTGAAGCTGTAAGGGCAGCAGTTGCTGCAATGGGCATTGAGATGCTCCCGGAGCTTAACGATGAGTTCAGCCAGTATTCCAACACCGTTTCAGCCATGAAGGCTCCTGAAGGAGTTACAGGCAACGACATCAAGAAGGATATGATCGCAAGGGGAATAACCATTGCAGGTGGACAGGACCGCCTTAGCGGCAAGATCTTCAGGGTCGGAAGCATGGGCAATGTCCAGCCAAAGGACATCATGCTGACAATACAGGAGCTTGAAGTCGTCCTCAGGAAGAGAGGAGTCATATCCGGACTTGGAGCTGGAGTAGAAGCTGCCAGCGATGTGCTGGACAAGCTCCTTTAA
- the msrA gene encoding peptide-methionine (S)-S-oxide reductase MsrA, translating into MLTQEELPVKDYEKATFAAGCFWGVEAVFRKVQGVDFTQVGYTGGKKENPTYKEVCMGGTGHAEAVELLFNPSKVPYDKLLELFWEMHDPTTPDRQGPDIGSQYRSAIFYHNTEQKNKAMSSKKELELSHHFKDPIVTQILPAGPFYRAEEYHQQYFEKTGTHGGCFIR; encoded by the coding sequence ATGTTAACTCAAGAGGAATTACCTGTTAAGGATTATGAAAAGGCAACTTTTGCAGCAGGATGCTTCTGGGGTGTGGAAGCAGTATTCAGAAAGGTTCAAGGTGTTGATTTTACACAGGTAGGTTACACAGGTGGGAAGAAAGAAAACCCAACTTACAAAGAAGTCTGTATGGGCGGTACTGGACATGCAGAAGCTGTGGAGCTTTTGTTTAACCCTTCAAAAGTTCCATACGATAAATTGTTAGAGCTTTTCTGGGAAATGCATGATCCTACAACTCCTGACCGTCAGGGTCCTGATATAGGTAGCCAGTATCGTTCTGCTATATTCTATCATAACACGGAGCAGAAGAACAAAGCTATGTCTTCCAAAAAGGAACTTGAATTATCACATCATTTCAAAGATCCTATTGTAACACAGATACTTCCTGCTGGTCCATTTTACAGGGCAGAGGAATATCACCAGCAATACTTTGAAAAGACAGGTACACATGGTGGTTGTTTTATCAGATAA
- a CDS encoding CHASE4 domain-containing protein: MKIYRKTAITLGSVFIFLFLLTASVTHYVFMDHTQEIEKNVLNDNALRVQRAFQNEISHMDSTVYDWSAWDETYKFVINNNSDYISSNLDDIEVFLTLDINFILYYNTDGELVYGNACDLENGVQAPLSEDIIAAFPKDSILLNHPSIESTFSGVTMIGESPAIIASRPVIKSDYSGPIKGTIVMGRFLDEAFIEPMEEQTLLPIEAYALTDPNMPYDFAEVKEQLVKEEYVSRINTDKNIIAGYFLLEDVYGEPVVITRTEMPRLIYKEGLTAISVTFYLTLLISLLFAILLTFLLKRNLLSRITSLRNGIHEIDFKADINSRIYIEGDDELSELGDSINSMLDSLQEKNVIFQSTIESVTYGLVAFDKKAKVLFMNPEYRHIFNLPPEIESEKNGDKILSKILSIVENPESIENEINKKRFSIEVNRTLMKLKDGRIIQTYSLPLIVNNKIYGRIYAHNDITEIILHENELRKEIARREDAEEKLRLSEEKFSKIATSAKDAIIMLNNEGKTIFWNKAATVMFGYSESEIMNNEVHAFIAPDKFMAGYKAGFKKFTETGLGGAVGNTVELEGKRKDGTEFPIELSLSSMQLSDGSWNAVAIIRDITERKKLDEMEHELLERLTTIINNINSGILLIDKKNKTIADVNPVAAKMIGLPREKIIGNVCHKFVCTAHENKCPIIDLRQKVDKSERVLLDKDGNKIPVIKSVVSVKLKGKEYLVESFYDISARKKVEEALIDAKLSAEASDRAKSEFLTNMSHELRTPLNSIIGFSDMLLHNEQHEFDQKQTRYLNNISNSGKHLLEVINDILDISKIEAGRMELYIEATNVVEIMDDIMKNVSSLVEQKNMTLEFEIADDVTIIETDKLKFKQILYNLIGNAIKFTMEGGSIKVTAKRVLNMIEVEVKDTGIGIARQDQKDLFEPFRQVDSALSRNYQGSGLGLAIVKKYLEMQKGSIRVESEPDAGSSFIFELPIYNNS; the protein is encoded by the coding sequence ATGAAAATTTACAGAAAAACTGCCATCACACTTGGAAGTGTTTTTATATTCCTGTTTCTGCTCACAGCTTCAGTCACACATTACGTTTTTATGGATCACACCCAGGAAATTGAAAAGAATGTTCTAAACGACAACGCACTCAGAGTACAAAGGGCATTCCAAAATGAAATATCGCATATGGATTCAACGGTTTATGATTGGTCTGCATGGGATGAAACCTATAAGTTTGTAATAAATAACAATTCAGACTACATTTCCTCAAATCTAGATGATATTGAAGTATTCCTGACACTTGATATTAATTTCATACTTTACTACAACACCGACGGAGAACTGGTCTATGGAAATGCCTGTGATCTTGAGAATGGAGTTCAAGCACCCCTCAGTGAGGATATAATAGCTGCTTTTCCCAAAGACAGCATCCTGCTTAACCATCCATCCATAGAATCCACCTTTTCCGGAGTTACCATGATAGGAGAGTCTCCGGCAATTATAGCATCAAGGCCGGTAATAAAGAGCGATTACTCCGGCCCGATAAAGGGAACCATCGTAATGGGACGTTTCCTTGACGAAGCTTTTATAGAACCCATGGAAGAACAGACACTGCTACCCATTGAAGCATATGCACTAACTGATCCGAATATGCCTTACGATTTTGCAGAGGTCAAAGAGCAATTAGTGAAAGAGGAATATGTTTCAAGGATAAACACCGATAAAAACATAATTGCAGGATACTTCTTGCTTGAAGATGTCTACGGTGAACCTGTTGTTATTACACGAACTGAGATGCCCAGACTTATATACAAAGAAGGACTGACTGCCATCTCTGTTACATTCTACCTTACACTGCTTATCTCACTATTATTTGCCATTTTGCTGACATTTCTCCTTAAAAGGAACCTGCTCTCAAGGATCACCTCCCTGCGAAACGGCATCCATGAGATAGATTTTAAGGCAGACATCAATTCCAGGATATATATTGAAGGAGATGACGAACTCTCTGAACTTGGAGACAGCATCAATTCAATGCTTGATTCCCTGCAGGAAAAGAACGTAATATTCCAGTCTACTATCGAATCCGTTACTTACGGACTTGTTGCTTTTGACAAAAAAGCAAAGGTTCTTTTCATGAATCCTGAATACAGGCATATTTTCAACCTTCCGCCTGAAATTGAATCGGAGAAAAACGGAGATAAGATCCTTAGTAAGATCCTTAGCATTGTAGAGAATCCCGAATCCATAGAAAATGAAATTAACAAAAAGCGGTTTTCCATTGAGGTAAACAGAACATTGATGAAACTGAAAGATGGAAGAATCATCCAGACATACTCGCTTCCGCTTATAGTCAACAACAAAATATATGGCAGGATATACGCCCATAATGATATTACTGAAATAATCCTTCATGAGAATGAGCTAAGAAAAGAAATAGCCAGAAGGGAAGATGCAGAAGAAAAATTAAGGCTTAGTGAAGAGAAATTCTCAAAAATAGCCACATCTGCCAAAGATGCTATTATAATGCTTAACAATGAGGGCAAAACGATATTCTGGAATAAAGCTGCTACAGTGATGTTCGGTTATTCTGAAAGCGAAATAATGAATAATGAGGTACATGCTTTCATAGCACCTGATAAATTTATGGCTGGATATAAAGCAGGATTTAAGAAGTTCACAGAAACCGGACTTGGAGGTGCCGTAGGCAATACTGTTGAACTGGAAGGTAAACGCAAGGATGGGACGGAGTTCCCTATCGAGCTATCATTGTCATCCATGCAACTTTCAGATGGCTCATGGAATGCGGTTGCTATAATTCGTGATATCACCGAGAGAAAGAAGCTTGATGAGATGGAACATGAGCTTCTTGAAAGGCTGACTACCATCATAAACAATATCAATAGCGGCATACTTCTTATTGACAAAAAGAACAAGACAATTGCAGATGTGAATCCTGTTGCTGCAAAAATGATAGGACTTCCCAGAGAGAAGATAATTGGCAATGTCTGTCACAAATTCGTTTGTACTGCCCATGAAAACAAGTGTCCTATAATTGATCTGCGCCAAAAGGTTGACAAATCAGAAAGAGTACTTCTGGATAAAGACGGGAATAAGATACCTGTTATAAAATCCGTGGTTTCTGTTAAACTTAAAGGAAAAGAATACCTTGTTGAGAGCTTCTATGATATTTCTGCAAGGAAAAAAGTAGAAGAAGCACTTATTGATGCAAAGCTATCGGCAGAAGCATCTGACAGGGCAAAAAGCGAGTTCCTGACAAATATGAGTCATGAACTTCGTACACCTCTAAATTCAATTATCGGTTTTTCAGATATGCTGCTCCATAATGAACAACACGAATTCGACCAGAAACAGACAAGATATCTTAACAACATATCAAATAGTGGAAAACACTTGCTTGAGGTTATCAATGATATTCTTGATATTTCAAAGATAGAAGCTGGAAGAATGGAGCTTTATATAGAAGCCACCAACGTTGTTGAGATCATGGATGATATAATGAAAAATGTATCCTCACTTGTCGAACAGAAGAATATGACACTTGAGTTTGAAATTGCAGATGATGTTACCATCATAGAAACTGACAAACTCAAATTCAAACAGATATTGTATAACCTGATAGGTAATGCAATTAAGTTCACCATGGAAGGCGGAAGCATTAAGGTTACAGCAAAAAGAGTCCTTAACATGATAGAAGTAGAGGTAAAGGATACTGGCATTGGAATAGCCAGACAGGACCAGAAGGATCTTTTCGAGCCTTTCAGACAGGTTGATTCTGCGCTAAGCAGAAATTATCAGGGATCAGGCCTTGGACTTGCTATTGTCAAAAAATACCTTGAAATGCAGAAAGGTTCCATTAGGGTTGAAAGTGAACCTGATGCAGGTTCATCGTTCATATTTGAATTGCCTATCTATAACAATTCTTAA
- a CDS encoding CBS domain-containing protein: MQLPSPDELKQKRIDLGLTQSDLAKRAGVSQPLIARIEAGDVDPRLSTLRKIIDVFNDIEKEDIYLRDIMNRDLISVNPQESVDKAVSIMERYNISQIPVIQDGISVGSISEDMIVRSMANKKTSEVSHMKIGDVMGDSFPTLSPGTDVKTASYILEKHPAVLVLEKGQVSGVVTKYDILKLLSE; encoded by the coding sequence ATGCAATTACCATCCCCTGATGAACTGAAGCAAAAAAGAATCGATCTTGGTCTCACACAGAGCGATCTTGCAAAACGTGCAGGTGTAAGCCAGCCGCTCATTGCCAGAATAGAAGCAGGGGATGTGGACCCCAGATTATCAACTCTCAGGAAAATAATTGATGTGTTCAACGATATCGAAAAGGAGGACATCTACCTCAGAGACATCATGAACAGAGACCTTATTTCCGTAAATCCGCAAGAGAGTGTAGATAAAGCTGTAAGCATCATGGAAAGATACAACATCTCACAGATACCCGTTATCCAGGATGGAATTTCAGTTGGCAGCATATCTGAAGACATGATAGTAAGGTCCATGGCCAACAAAAAAACCTCAGAGGTTTCCCACATGAAAATAGGAGATGTAATGGGAGATTCATTCCCGACTCTCTCTCCGGGAACCGATGTCAAAACTGCATCCTATATACTTGAAAAGCATCCTGCTGTGCTGGTTCTGGAAAAAGGACAGGTCTCAGGTGTTGTGACAAAATATGATATCCTGAAACTGCTGAGCGAATGA
- a CDS encoding adenylyltransferase/cytidyltransferase family protein: protein MLVYRKQHTGDVLVKVLATGTFDLLHPGHIHYLSEAKKLGDKLYVIVARESMIMHKPKPIIPDEQRLEMVSSLKIVDEALPGSESDIFEPIMQIKPDIIALGYDQGFDAGQLEKELHSRGFDCKVIRIESSLNCSLCGSAKIVKKVLERYQE, encoded by the coding sequence ATGCTTGTTTATAGGAAGCAGCATACAGGTGATGTTTTGGTAAAAGTACTTGCAACAGGAACATTCGATCTGCTTCACCCGGGACATATCCATTATCTGAGCGAAGCAAAAAAACTCGGTGACAAACTTTACGTTATCGTTGCCAGAGAGTCCATGATAATGCATAAACCAAAACCAATAATACCGGATGAGCAAAGGCTGGAAATGGTCAGTTCCCTGAAAATAGTGGATGAAGCTCTTCCTGGCAGCGAGTCTGATATTTTTGAACCTATAATGCAGATAAAACCGGATATCATTGCACTTGGATATGACCAGGGTTTTGATGCAGGTCAGCTTGAGAAGGAACTGCATTCCCGAGGATTTGATTGCAAAGTTATCAGAATTGAGAGTTCACTTAACTGTTCTTTATGCGGCAGTGCTAAAATAGTAAAAAAAGTGCTTGAAAGATATCAGGAATAA
- a CDS encoding site-2 protease family protein: MSKAYSIGKIIGIPIKADITFLIVLPLFAWFFSSQSEPFGFAGIQSEIMKYGLSLLTAILLFASILVHELAHSYFTLRFGGSIKEIRLHLLGGAAAMNREVHEPLKVIIIVAAGPLSSIVMGALLLFLNFSLNPVSVMEGNSLFLMVFILGYINIFLGLFNLIPAFPMDGGRILRAFLSLFMDYVKATEKAVLIGKIFAVLMGILGLFTDLWLLLIAFYIYGNANREEQLVKMRYGRY, translated from the coding sequence ATGAGTAAAGCTTACAGTATTGGTAAAATAATCGGCATACCCATAAAAGCAGACATTACATTCCTGATCGTATTGCCTTTGTTTGCATGGTTCTTTTCCTCACAATCTGAACCTTTCGGATTTGCAGGCATCCAGTCCGAAATAATGAAATATGGACTTTCGTTATTAACTGCAATCCTGCTTTTTGCATCCATACTGGTACACGAACTTGCACACTCATATTTCACCCTGAGGTTCGGAGGAAGTATCAAAGAGATAAGGCTTCATCTGCTCGGAGGAGCTGCTGCTATGAACAGGGAAGTGCATGAACCATTAAAGGTTATAATAATAGTAGCTGCAGGACCGCTCTCAAGCATAGTTATGGGTGCTTTGCTTCTCTTTTTGAATTTCTCATTAAATCCGGTTTCTGTCATGGAAGGAAATTCACTGTTCCTGATGGTTTTTATTCTTGGGTACATCAATATCTTTCTGGGACTTTTCAACCTTATTCCTGCATTCCCTATGGATGGAGGACGGATACTACGGGCATTTCTTTCATTGTTCATGGATTATGTAAAAGCAACCGAAAAAGCTGTTCTGATTGGAAAGATATTCGCTGTTTTAATGGGAATACTGGGTCTGTTCACTGACCTCTGGTTGCTTCTGATCGCATTTTACATATACGGGAATGCAAATCGGGAAGAACAGCTGGTAAAAATGAGATATGGCAGATATTAG
- the ribC gene encoding riboflavin synthase, with amino-acid sequence MATIGVVDTTFARFNMGKAAIDEIQQNMSAKIIRRTVPGVKDLPVAAKKLIEEEGCDIVMALGMPGSKEQDKICAHEASTGIIQAQLMTNTHIIEVFVHEDEAKDEKELVFLMDQRSREHALNVVKMLCRPEKMIKEAGTGQRQGFEDVGPARM; translated from the coding sequence ATGGCAACAATAGGAGTCGTTGACACTACATTTGCACGCTTCAATATGGGCAAGGCAGCCATAGATGAGATACAGCAGAACATGTCTGCAAAGATAATCCGCAGGACTGTTCCCGGTGTAAAGGATCTTCCGGTTGCTGCTAAAAAGCTCATAGAAGAAGAAGGATGCGACATAGTCATGGCTCTTGGAATGCCAGGCAGCAAAGAACAGGATAAGATCTGTGCCCACGAAGCATCCACCGGAATAATCCAGGCACAGCTTATGACAAACACCCATATCATAGAGGTCTTTGTCCATGAGGATGAAGCAAAAGACGAGAAAGAACTTGTTTTCCTCATGGACCAGAGATCAAGGGAACATGCACTCAATGTTGTGAAAATGCTGTGCAGACCTGAGAAAATGATAAAGGAAGCCGGTACTGGTCAGAGACAGGGATTTGAAGACGTCGGCCCTGCAAGGATGTAA
- a CDS encoding transposase, which yields MRKTYKFRIYPTKPQQKQMEHSLEICRQVYNRTLAERKTAYEDRGETLSKYTLNKLLPEWKKENPEYKDVFSQTLQEVQERVDLAFKHFFRRVRNGEKPGYPRFKGKGWYDSFTYPQMGFKLEDNILYLSKIGNVRVKVHREIEGDIKRIIVRRSACKKWYVSLTTECEDIEIPERNMEHVVGIDVGLSSFATLSDGTAIPNPRFFRLEEKELAKAQRKLSKVAKGSPERKKAIRVVQRVHERIANKRYDFIHQLSRQLVDDYSFIAFEDLNIKNMLKNHCLAKSILDAAWNMLISATKYKAESAGSLVALVNPANTSKMCSRCGLLVEKTLADRTHKCNSCGLVLDRDHNAAINILRLGLQSVGIESVEAHVL from the coding sequence ATGCGTAAAACATACAAGTTCCGTATCTATCCAACAAAACCACAACAAAAACAGATGGAGCATAGCTTGGAGATATGCAGACAAGTGTATAACCGCACATTAGCAGAACGAAAAACTGCTTATGAGGATAGAGGCGAGACACTCTCAAAATATACTCTAAACAAACTGCTTCCTGAATGGAAAAAAGAGAATCCTGAATACAAAGACGTATTCTCTCAAACCCTTCAAGAAGTACAGGAAAGAGTAGACCTTGCATTCAAACACTTCTTTAGACGTGTAAGGAACGGAGAAAAACCTGGATACCCTCGATTCAAAGGTAAAGGTTGGTACGATAGTTTCACATATCCTCAGATGGGTTTTAAACTCGAAGATAACATTTTGTATCTCTCTAAAATAGGAAATGTTCGTGTAAAAGTACATAGGGAAATTGAAGGCGATATTAAAAGAATTATCGTAAGACGTTCCGCATGTAAAAAATGGTACGTTTCCCTAACAACAGAATGTGAGGATATAGAAATTCCAGAAAGGAATATGGAACACGTTGTAGGTATTGATGTGGGATTATCCAGTTTTGCAACTCTATCTGACGGAACAGCAATACCCAATCCTCGTTTTTTCCGTCTGGAAGAAAAAGAACTCGCCAAGGCTCAAAGAAAATTATCCAAAGTCGCAAAAGGTTCTCCTGAACGCAAAAAAGCTATTCGGGTAGTACAGAGAGTTCATGAAAGAATAGCAAACAAGCGTTATGATTTCATTCATCAGTTAAGCAGACAATTAGTAGATGATTATTCCTTCATAGCTTTTGAGGACTTGAACATCAAGAACATGCTTAAAAATCATTGTCTTGCAAAAAGCATATTAGATGCCGCATGGAATATGTTAATCTCTGCAACAAAGTACAAGGCTGAAAGTGCTGGTTCTTTAGTTGCATTGGTTAATCCTGCGAATACTTCTAAGATGTGCTCAAGGTGTGGTCTGTTAGTGGAAAAAACATTAGCAGACAGAACACACAAATGTAATAGCTGTGGTCTGGTTTTAGACCGTGACCACAATGCCGCTATCAATATTCTCAGATTGGGATTGCAATCTGTCGGTATCGAATCCGTAGAAGCCCACGTTCTTTAG
- a CDS encoding pyridoxal phosphate-dependent aminotransferase: MASSRLQRVEESATMKAANTANKMIEDGIDVISFTLGEPDFDTPKHICDAAADAMYRGETHYSPGAGIPELKKAIADKLCTENKLDAKASEIVVTPGAKQAIFEIMMSVLDDNDEAILFDPAWVSYDPAIKFAGANTTWVPTDAENGFKPVDLEEYVNEKTKLIVVNSPGNPTGAVYDKQTLKNIADIAIDNDILVLSDEIYEKIIYDQEHISIGSFEGMQDRTITVNGFSKAYAMTGWRLGYVHARPDIIKPMMKIQSHSVSSATSFVQYGGIAALEGPQEPVTEMVDRFKMRRDVLIDGLNGIGIKCQKPGGAFYAFADVSEYGDGDCVAEKLLQDAHVAVTPGSAFGESGKDFIRISYATSIERIQEGLERIKTALV; the protein is encoded by the coding sequence ATGGCATCATCAAGATTACAGAGGGTTGAAGAATCAGCAACGATGAAAGCTGCAAATACTGCCAACAAAATGATAGAGGATGGTATCGATGTTATCAGTTTCACATTAGGTGAGCCTGATTTTGATACGCCGAAACATATTTGTGATGCAGCAGCAGATGCGATGTACAGGGGGGAGACACACTATTCACCGGGAGCAGGAATTCCTGAATTGAAAAAAGCTATTGCAGATAAACTTTGCACAGAGAACAAACTGGACGCAAAGGCTTCGGAAATAGTTGTTACACCTGGTGCAAAGCAGGCTATTTTTGAAATAATGATGTCGGTTCTTGACGATAATGATGAAGCTATACTCTTTGACCCAGCATGGGTTTCATACGACCCTGCCATTAAATTCGCTGGCGCAAATACAACCTGGGTTCCAACTGATGCTGAAAACGGCTTTAAGCCTGTTGACCTTGAAGAATACGTCAATGAGAAAACAAAGCTCATTGTTGTCAACAGTCCCGGAAATCCGACTGGTGCTGTTTACGATAAACAGACCCTTAAAAACATAGCTGACATTGCAATTGACAATGACATCCTTGTACTTTCAGATGAGATCTATGAGAAGATAATCTACGACCAGGAACACATCAGCATAGGTTCATTTGAGGGAATGCAGGACAGGACCATCACTGTAAACGGTTTCTCCAAAGCCTACGCAATGACAGGATGGAGACTTGGTTACGTTCATGCAAGACCTGATATCATTAAACCAATGATGAAGATACAGTCGCATTCCGTCAGCAGTGCAACCAGCTTCGTACAGTATGGCGGTATCGCAGCACTTGAAGGACCGCAGGAGCCTGTAACTGAAATGGTAGATAGGTTCAAAATGAGAAGAGATGTTCTTATAGATGGCCTGAATGGAATTGGAATCAAATGCCAGAAACCTGGTGGCGCATTCTATGCATTTGCAGATGTCAGTGAGTATGGAGATGGAGATTGCGTTGCTGAAAAACTTCTGCAGGATGCACACGTAGCAGTTACTCCGGGGTCAGCTTTCGGAGAAAGCGGCAAGGACTTTATCAGAATTTCCTACGCAACATCAATTGAAAGAATACAGGAAGGACTGGAAAGGATCAAGACAGCACTTGTCTGA